The window TTCTGCGGCCCCGTGCAGCCGCCGATGCTCGCCGCCGTGATCGCCTCGGCCGAACTGCACCGGTCCGCCGAGGTGGCCGAGCGTCAGTCGCTGCTGCTGGCGCGGATCAGGCTGTTCAACGAGCTCGCGCTCGCCAGGGACCTGCCGCTGCTCACCACGGACGAGACACCGCTGCGCTACGTCGGCACCGGGCCAGACGTGGTCTGGTCGCTCGCGGTGCGGCTGCGCGACGCCGGGTTCTTCGTCAACGTCGCGGTGTATCCGGCGGTGCCCAGCGCGCGGGAGGGGCTGCGGCTGACGCTCACCCTGCACCAGACCGAGGCCGACGTCGAGAACCTGGTCGACGCGATCGCCGACCAGCTCCCCCTCGCCCTCGCCGACCAGGGCCGCACCCCGGCCGACCTGCACCGCCTGCGCCGCCGCGTACGCGGTACCTGACCCTGACCCTGACACTGGCCGTAGGCGGACGGCGACCTGACCATGACCCGGCCTCACCTGATCGGGAGTGTTCGAGAGCGGCGGCCTGAACGGACGTGGTCGACGACGAGCACGGTCAGACCGGCGTCGTGGCCGTCGCCGTGGTGGGATGACGTTCCGCGCAGAGCGGGCAGAGCGGGCGGGACGGGAGAGGCGGTACGCGTGGACGTCGAGACGTTAGGCGCGATCGAAGAGATCAAGCAGTTGAAGGCGCGGTACTTCAGACTGCTGGACACCAAGAAGTGGGACGAGTGGGCGGACGTGTTCACCGAGGACGTGACCGTCTGGGTCGAGGACGTACCGGACACCACGTTCGCCGGCCGGGACAGCTTCGTCGAGACGATCAGCACGACCCTCGCCAGCGCCGTCACCACGCACCACGGGCACATGCCGGAGATCGAGGTCACCGGGTCGGACACGGCCCAGGGTGTGTGGGCGATGTTCGACTACGTCCAGTGGGCCGAGCCGGCCACCACCCTCCAGGGTTACGGGCACTACCACGAGCAGTACCGCAGGGACGCCGACGGGCGCTGGCGGATCAGCTCTCTGCGCCTGCACCGCCTGCGGACCGACTTCTCCTGACGGGCTGCCCGACGGATCTGCCCCGACACGGACCTGCCTCGGCCGCTCGGCCCGCCGTTGGCGGAAGATAGGCGTGTGGGACGGATCGACTACTACCACGACCCGAACGCGCCGCGGGCGAACGCGCTGGTCGTCGGCGGCTGCGCCGTCGTCCCCGGCGCCGATGGCCGGATCCTCCTGCAACGACGGGCCGACAACGGGGAATGGGCACTCCCGGGCGGCGGCATGGACATCGGGGAGACGTTCGCCGACTGCGTGATCCGGGAGGTCCGAGAGGAGACCGGGTTCGACGTCGTCATCGAGCGGATCGTCGGCATCTACTCGGACCCGGGGCACGTCTTCGCCTACCCCGACGGCGAGATCCGCCAGCAGTTCTCGATCTGCTGCGCCTGCGCGATCGTCGGCGGTGAGCTGGCCGTGAGCAGCGAGTCGACCGCGGTCGCTTTCTTCACGCTCGACGAGCTCGCCGACCTGCACATGCACGAGACTCACCGGATCCGCATCCGCGACTGGCTCGCGAACACCGCCCCGGTGCTGCGGTGACGACGACGGCCTAGCCGACGAGTTCCTGGGCCGCGGCGAGCTCGGGTAGCGATAGTCCGCCTCCACCGTCCACGCCGTGCGGCGCACCGGGTACGGATCGACGGCGAGCGCCTCCCTGTTGCCGAACGTGTCGGTGTGCAGGACGGAGAAATGCGCGATGTCGCAGAAGAGACATCAACAAGGGTGCTGGGCCCGTCAGGGGCTCGCCGTCGCCGTGGCTCTCAGCAGGTGGTCCGTGATGACTGGACCAGCGGGCCGGTGGCCAGGACGGTTCGGCGCTCACCGCGGGTTTCGTAGAGTTGGGATCAGCGCTGTGTGGTGGGGAGGGCCGTGAGTGCTGTGACTCGCTGGTTCGACACGGCGGGGCCGTGCGTGCCGAGCAAGTACTACGACCAGGCGTGCAGCCGTCTGAAAGCGCTCGTCGACGCATCCAACGAGTACCTGTGCGGCTGAACGTCCTCGGGCCCATCGAACTCGTCGTGGCCGGGCAGGCTGTACCGGTCGGACCGCCG of the Pseudofrankia saprophytica genome contains:
- a CDS encoding nuclear transport factor 2 family protein → MDVETLGAIEEIKQLKARYFRLLDTKKWDEWADVFTEDVTVWVEDVPDTTFAGRDSFVETISTTLASAVTTHHGHMPEIEVTGSDTAQGVWAMFDYVQWAEPATTLQGYGHYHEQYRRDADGRWRISSLRLHRLRTDFS
- a CDS encoding NUDIX domain-containing protein; the encoded protein is MGRIDYYHDPNAPRANALVVGGCAVVPGADGRILLQRRADNGEWALPGGGMDIGETFADCVIREVREETGFDVVIERIVGIYSDPGHVFAYPDGEIRQQFSICCACAIVGGELAVSSESTAVAFFTLDELADLHMHETHRIRIRDWLANTAPVLR